The sequence GGCGATACAGGCGAGGGCGTCGGTATTTTGCTGGTTGGTGTCATTGTTATTATCAATATTGACAACCTGCTCCGGATTATGCTGGCCAAACGCATGGGCGATATCCATCCGCTCATTACGCTGGCCGGTATTGTCCTTGGTGTACCAATTTTTGGCATTCTGGGCCTGGTTGTCGGCCCTTTGTTGCTGTCTTATTTCATCGTTCTGATTCATGTATTTGAGCGTGAGAATAAAAAGCAGGAAGAAGAAGTCGTAAAAGATGAAGAACGGCTGGAAAATAAAGCAGAAAAAGCAATAGCAAAAAAGTAACTGGATAGCAAAAAATAAAAGAAGCCGCTAAGCATAACTCAGCGGCTTCTTTTATGAACAATATTGGATCAGCCTTACTCGATAACAACACCCATCGAACAAAACTTATCGATGCGTTGGTTGATTCGCTCGTGCGGATCGATAGCACTGAGTTCAGTCAGGGCTTTCAGAATGACTTTTTTGAGCAGATAGGCCATTTCCTGGTGGTCGTTATGGGCTCCACCAAGCGGCTCTTCGACAATGCCATCCACCAATTTGTAGAGTTCCATATCGCGGGCCGTCAGCTTCATGGCTTCAGCGGCCTGTTCTTTAAAATCCCAGCTACGCCAGAGGATGGTCGAACAGTTTTCAGGAGAGATCACCGAATACCAGGTATTTTCGAGCATCAGCACACGGTCGCCGATGGCAATTCCCAAGGCTCCGCCCGATGCCCCTTCGCCAATGACAATACAAATAACCGGCACGGTCAGCATGAACATTTCTTTAAGGTTACGGGCAATTGCCTCTCCCTGTCCACGCTCCTCGGCTTCAAGACCCGGGAATGCACCCGGCGTATCGATCAGCGTAATAATCGGCTTATTAAATTTCTCGGCTAATTTCATGAGCCGCAACGCCTTCCGGTAGCCTTCCGGGTTGGGCATACCAAAGTTTCGGTGTTGCCGCTGTTTAGTATTCCGTCCCTTCTGTTGCCCAATAATCATGACCGTCTGGTCACCAAGTTCGCAAAAACCGCCAACCATTGCCGGATCATCGCGTACGGTACGGTCACCGTGTAGCTCGATAAACTGATCGCACATCAGCGAAATGTAATCGAGGGTGTAGGGCCGGTCGGGGTGACGAGACAGCTGAACCCGTTGCCAGCGGGTAAGATTCTGGAATATTTCCCGACGTAGTTTGTCGATACTTTGCTCCAGTATATTGACCGCTTCGCTAACGTCTACGTTACTGGTTTGGGCCAATCGTTTGGTTTCTTCCAGCCGCGCTTCGAGGTCGGCAATAGGCTTTTCAAAATCGAGGTATGTTCTCATAGAATGATGAAAAATGTGTAATGAATGATGAATACCAGCCAACCCGTGGGGATATTCGTCATTGATCACACATGATTCATAATTTATAGTTCATCATTTATAATACAAAGCTCTCGCCCTTTTTCGGAATAATGACCTGTGGATACCCTTCTTCAGCGAGTGTGGCTTTAAAGGACTCCATGCTTCCGTATTCGCCGTGGACAAGGAAAATATTTTTAAGTGTTTCCGGCGACTGCATGCCAACAAAATTTATCAGATCGTTCCGATCGCCGTGGCCGCTGAATACGTCGATTTTTTCAATATTGGCCAGTACCTGATGGTCTTTCCCTTTAATGCTGAGTGTTTGCTGGCCGTTCAGTAACCGCCATCCGAGTGTTCCTTCGGCGCAATAGCCGATGATCAGGATTGTTGAATAGGGGTTGCTGATATTTTCGGCAACATGATACTCAACACGGCCGCCCTGAACCATTCCCGACGACGAAATAATGATGCAGGGTTCGCCATAATTCGATACTGCCTTACTGGCTTTCGACGATTCCAGAAACTGAAAGTTCTGGAAGTCAAACAGGGCTTCGTTCTCTTTGTAGAATTCCCGGGCTTCCCGGTTCAGCATTTTGATGTGCTGATTGTA comes from Spirosoma aureum and encodes:
- a CDS encoding acetyl-CoA carboxylase carboxyltransferase subunit alpha; this encodes MRTYLDFEKPIADLEARLEETKRLAQTSNVDVSEAVNILEQSIDKLRREIFQNLTRWQRVQLSRHPDRPYTLDYISLMCDQFIELHGDRTVRDDPAMVGGFCELGDQTVMIIGQQKGRNTKQRQHRNFGMPNPEGYRKALRLMKLAEKFNKPIITLIDTPGAFPGLEAEERGQGEAIARNLKEMFMLTVPVICIVIGEGASGGALGIAIGDRVLMLENTWYSVISPENCSTILWRSWDFKEQAAEAMKLTARDMELYKLVDGIVEEPLGGAHNDHQEMAYLLKKVILKALTELSAIDPHERINQRIDKFCSMGVVIE